The Ovis aries strain OAR_USU_Benz2616 breed Rambouillet chromosome X, ARS-UI_Ramb_v3.0, whole genome shotgun sequence genomic sequence CTGCCATCTTGCGTCCCCGCGTGTGTGCGCCTAACCTCAGCTGGTCTGCCCGAGACCACCTGAGTGCCAACCCTATTCCCCTGCGCGGCCCCATTTCCGCTCCAACAAGATGAAAGAAACTATCATGAACCAGGAGAAACTCGCCAAACTGCAGGCACAAGTGCGCATTGGTGGGAAAGGAACTGCTCACAGAAAGAAGAAGGTGGTTCATAGAACAGCCACAGCAGATGACAAAAAACTTCAGTTCTCTTTAAAGAAGTTAGGGGTAAACAATATCTCTGGTATTGAAGAGGTGAATATGTTCACAAATCAAGGAACAGTGATCCACTTTAACAACCCTAAAGTTCAGGCATCTCTGGCAGCAAACACTTTCACCATTACGGGCCACGCTGAGACAAAGCAACTGACAGAAATGCTCCCCAGCATCTTAAACCAGCTTGGTGCCGACAGTCTCACCAGTTTAAGGAGACTGGCTGAAGCTCTGCCCAAATAATCTGTGGATGGAAAAGCACCACTTGCCActggagaggaggaggatgaTGAAGTTCCAGATCTTGTGGAGAATTTTGATGAGGCTTCCAAGAATGAAGCAAACTGAATTGAGTTAACTTCCGAAGAAGATAAATCTTGAAGAAGTTACTGGGAGCTGCTATTTTACATtatgactgctttttaaaattttgtttatggaTCTGATAAAATCTAGATCTCTAATATTTTTAAGCCTAAGCCCCTGGACACTGCAGctcttttcagtttttgcttATATACAATTCATTCTTTGCAGCTAATGAAGCTGAAGAAGCCTAAGAATAAAGTTtgagacaaagataaataaaattctttgcctagtatatggttttattttttatttcattgataccAATTTGTACACAGAAGGCAAAATTGTTTATAGAAAGCTAATCATGGCATGTAATATGACTGATAATCATGAATGGAAtctgattaaagatttaaaatgacagtattaaaaaaaaaaaaaaaacattggcatgagggaattccctggtggtcgagtggttaaaactcagtgctttcactgccatagcctgcgttcagtccctggttggggaactaagatcctgcaagctgcatggtgtGGTCAAAAAGCAACCACAACATTGAGATGGAATTCATATTTTGCCACATACAAGCTTTTGTATGCCAATTTttctgggccttggttttcttagctgtaaaatggggctgctgctgcttagttgctcagtcatgtccaactcttttctacactatggactgtagctcacccagctcatctgtccatggggattctccaggcaaaagtactagagtgggtttccatgccctcctccagggaatctgtccaacccagggatcgaacccaggtctcctgcattgcaggcagattctttactactgaaccaccagggaagtctgtaaaatgaggctacCATCACTTAATTCATAAAATTATTAAGAGGAATAAGTGAGAAATCATATGGAAAGAGCTAGTTTAGTACCTGGCACAGAATAAGGAAATCATTAAATGTTAGATTCCTTCCTACTAGATATTAAAATTATGCTttaatggggtgggaggtgggaggggggttcaggattgggaactcatgtacacctgtggctgattcacgtcaatgtatggcaaaaccaatacagtattgtaaagcaaaataaagtaaaaaacaaaaattaaaataaataaataaataaataaaataaaattatgctttAAAACTTTAACTAGATTTCCAATTCCCATCTTATTAGGGCCAAATCTCCTGCTGCAAAGCACAAATGATAAACATAACAAATATCCCCTTAAAAGCAACATGAGCATAGGATATAGCACACTAAGAGTGacccctaatgtaaactatggactttaggtGGTCATCATGTGATGCATCAGTGCAGGCTCATCAGTTGTAATGAATGTCCCACTCTGGTGGAGGATGCTGAGAATGGAGGAGGTTATGTCTGTATGGCACAGAGGgtgtatgggaaatctctgtaccttcctctcaattttactATGAACGTAAACCTGCTCTGAAAGAATaggctttaaaatttaaaaaagcaacatGAGGTGACAAGAAAGTAAGGAACTACCAATgccaaattctttttttatttactattcttattgttttttatttatttttattttttggccataccatgtggcatataggatcttagttccttgaaaaagggatcaaacccatgccccctgcattggaagcccagagtcttaaccactggactgccagggaggtcccaatgCCAAATTCTAAGGGGAAGCAGTAAGTCAGAGAGGTCAGCTGGGTAAGGAAGCACTGATGCTGCTCTTGCCCTGAGGATACCTGCTAATTTGGGCAAACCTGAACTTCAGTTTGGGTAGCTtcatgaggaggaggaagggggcacTCAGGGAGGGCCCTCCCAGATGAGAAGGCTAATATGAAACCCTCTGCACACTAAGCTGAGACCACCCACCCCTTCTAAAAGCAACATCCTCAGGATAAAGGTGAGCAAGAAGTGAGCCTACTCCTATAGTCCCAATGGACTATTGGGAAGATGGCCTCAAAGATAAACAGAACCAGGTGCGGGTAGGGggagagaaataaaactgtcctCAAAAATCATAGATTTGCAGGCTGGATTCACAtcatctaagttgcttcaggaAGTTTAAATTATGAATTTGCCTTAAGGTGTTCCCAGACTGGTATTTCCCAAAGACACCATGTGGAAGTAAATGAAAATCCTCTCTGAAGGAAAGTACTTTGACCCTAGGACTCAAACTCCACAAATACTACTTGAGAACGATGAATATGAAGTCAAAATAATGAAGCACACAAGGAAAAAAGGAATCATGAGCAGGAACTAGCAGAAACAAATTTGTAAAGATTTCAGATCCAGGAATGGTAAGAGGCAGATTTAAAATTAACCAAACAATATATTTCAAAGACATCAAACACAAgtgtgcataaaatagataagtataAAATAACGACCTAGCAgatctgaaaaacaacaaaacttgtAGAAATGAGAAAGATTATTACTGATATTTTAAGAGAAGGAACATGTGAAAAGATAATTTATAGACTAGAAGATACACCAGAAGAACacagtacaggaaaaaaaaaatagaaaacacagaaaaaaagttaagacatgtggagaagaaaaaaacacttaacatagctttaattggagtctaaaaaggaaagaagaaaatatctgaCTATGGCTGAGAATTACAGAACTGATAAAAGGCACCAATCCAGGAAACTCAAGGAATTAACAACACGATTaaaaacacagcaaaacaaaaatcCATACCCAGACGCATAATCATGAAACTATATCATACCCTCTAAGAAACAGGTGACTGGAATGTCCCTGGTAGcctagtggctaagattccaagctTTCACTGCCTCAGccctggttcagtctctggtcaggaaaTTGAGATCCTGAAAACCAtatggcgtggccaaaaaaaaaaaagtaaccaagAAGTAGGTAGGAATGAAAAGACCAAAACAGAAATTCAAACCTTAAATATTAGAAGAATTACAACAATAAAATGTAGACCACATAAAgacttttcaaagaaatattatatttcatGGAATTGAAAATGCCACCACTTGCAAAACATCATTTTATGTGCTGCTAAAAAAATACACTGCCAATTAAACTTTAACACGCCATCAACTGGAAGACACATCTTGATttcataaatgataaaatatgggGAAGCATGAGTCTTAGAATcaataaaatgtggaatatcAAAATAGTAAACAAAATGTAATATAACAGAACTGAGAGTAAATGTCATAGCAATACATGTAAATGGGCTTAACTCAGCCATTAAGAGGAAAAGATTTTTCAGAAGATGCCCTGAAGCAAAACCCAACCTGTTGTATAAAAGAGACATATCTAAAAGAGATCTGGAAAGTTAAATTGAAAGGATAGGCAAAGTCACACCAAGCAAAtgtatgcaaaaagaaaacaggagagtGGAATCTCCTCCTCCAGACATGATGGAAGAATATGAGACTAGATTTACTCGTTCACCTTAAACAATTTTTTCAAATggttaaaatatttgcaaacggtTTTCAGACCTTGGACAACAAAGAACATTAAGAGAGTGATCACCTAGAGAAGGGGAAGCCTCAAGCTTCCTTCCCAGAGAGAATTTCCAGGCTGTGGTACAGGGAAGGGGTACCCAAAGAAGCCCCGCAATCTCCCCAGTTGGGAAGACAAAGTTCAAAGTCCAGAGAGGCCAAGGGGGCTGGATTTTGTGGGGAAGAATACCAGAGAGAGGGGAGCTGCACAGAGATTTCTGGAGATAAACTAGGGCTCTCCTTCATCAGAGTATTGATCAGTGCATGCATGTAAGGTGTGCCAGTTATTGATTTATTGCCTCTCATTGCCAGATTCATGCTCTTTGACCTCTGTGAAAATTATCTGGGCCCTTTGAGTATTTTAACTAGGTTTCCTTTGCAAGCTGGCACTGAATGAACCTTTGTCAGTAGAGGGCGCTGGCTAGACGCTGCAAGAGAAAAGGTTTTTGTTTCCTGGTTGATGGAAGCTACACTTTCTGAAGCCTCAGCATCCCCTAAGGAATAGTGGATCCAGTTATcacagtaaaagaaagaaataaaagacaccaGGTAGAGGGGGATGAACAAGCAGAGCACagacttttagggcagtgaaactactctatATGACATTATAACAGTGgacacatgtcattatacatttgtccaaacccataaaaTACAcacaagagtgaaccctaatgtaaactatgggctTTGGGTGAAATGTGTATCACATTAATTAATGTGTATCACATAGTGCAACAACGTGTATCTTCACTGTGTATCAATGAAGATTCATCGGTTGTTACAAATGTACCACATTCTGGTGAGTGATGTTGATAATGACGGAAGCTATGCATGTGTGAGAGCAGAAGGCACCTGGGAAGTCTCTGTACCTaccacttcatttttctttgacctaaaactgctctaaataaTAAAcctattctttaaaaagagatattATGTGCATCCTGATGAAAGAACACATCACTACCTTATCTTgtcaaagagatcaaacctgaatctaaTCAATCCACTAGATCCATCTATCAACTTCTAAGAAATCAGGGACAGAGGAAAATGTACCCTTGTTTGGATGAATGATACAGGAATACATAAGTGTATAAATCTGTGATAAATCAAATCCAAAGATGCTAATTATAGAATCTAGGTGCTGGGTATGTGAGTGTCCACTAtacaattcattcaacttttctgtgtgtttgaaaATGCTCCCACAAAAAAGAGaatgctcagtccatggggtcataaagaggacacaactgagctacttcaccttcactttcacaagaaaatattgataaaagcTGTATAAAATGCTCAAGTCTAAACTATAGTGTTGAGAGATGTAGACTTGGGTaataaaactgtaaaagaaaCTCAAGGAAGTGATTAGGGTGAAAGTTAGGATTGTGGTTATTTTAGGGGATGCAACACAGTTTCAATGGGTAGCATACATGAATACCTTCTGAGGAGGCTGGCCAAATTCAATTTCTTGATCTGGCTGACGCTTACAAAGGTGTTCCGCTTATAACAGTTCATTAAACTTTATATCTGCTCTGTGTGGTTTTCtgttatctgttttgtttttttttaacaaaaagggTTTTTATTAAGCCCATATCCTTtggagagttccctggtggtctagcggttagggtttggcgctttcactgccatggccatagttcaatctctggtcaaggaactaagatcctgtaaacTACATGACCCAGCCAAAAATAAGAACCACTCCATATAGAATTTCATCGAGTATCAAACACAGACTTTATTTATCCAAATTTCTCCTATTCATTAACTTCTCTCTTCTGTAATTTGCTGCTTTTCCTCCCACATTCCCTGTGGCAATGTTTACCATTGTGAAGAATATATATCACTGGGGATATATGAGATAATCTTAGGTAGTagatgaaaaaaatctgtattctaTTTTTCTATGTACTTGAAAATAGATGAACAGAATACTAAGCCTGTAATTTCTATAATATCCTTTTAAATAAGTTTAAGTTAAACTAGAGATAAATACATATTTGCCATCTCTTTTGCAGAGCATTGTATTAATAAGTCTCCTAGACTGAGCCAGATGACTATTGAGGTCCCTAATAAAACAATAgcttttgtaaagcaattatattccagtttttttttaaaggaaagaaaaacttttgaaaaataaaagttattttgttACTGCTTCTAAACTCTATATCCCATTTATCTCAACTTTGTTACCTCAGAGTGATTTCTCTGTGCTCCAAGAAGGCCTTGGTCTTCTCTGTATTCCACTCCAAATCCTTATGCTTGTCAGATCTAAAGCCATTTGTCTTTATATCTTTACCTTTGCTAGTAATAGctcataaatgaaatcatacaacctgtaaaattttatttctggcttctttcGCTTAGTACAAGTTTGAGATCTCTCCATGTTGTGCATGTGTCAACAGTTTGCTCATTTTAATTGCTGAGTTGTTGTACAAGGAATGAATACCCCATATCTTCTTCATTTACTCACCTGTTGAGGGGCATTTACATTGTTTGCAGATGTTGGCTAACATAAATTGTTACAAatgtttgtgtttaaaaaaagCCCCCTTTTTCCCAGGATATCTTTACTGGAGATGGGAGAAGAGATGGAGTTTTCATGTAACTAGGACTTTTAGTGGCCTGCTCTGATATGCTGGAATCCCTGAGACATGTATACAAACTACATACACCTCAGGCCCCATGAGTCT encodes the following:
- the LOC114118736 gene encoding transcription factor BTF3-like is translated as MKETIMNQEKLAKLQAQVRIGGKGTAHRKKKVVHRTATADDKKLQFSLKKLGVNNISGIEEVNMFTNQGTVIHFNNPKVQASLAANTFTITGHAETKQLTEMLPSILNQLGADSLTSLRRLAEALPK